The DNA sequence CTTCGGCAAGATCAACTGGCGGGCGTACACGCACCGGCAGCTCTGGGACATGGTCAAGTCCGCGGACGCCGCGCAGATGGCCACCCGCACCTACGAGTGGAAGCGGCTGGCCGAGGACATCGACCAGGCGACCGCCGACGTGCGCAAGATCGTGCAGGGCCTCGCGCTGTCGTGGCGCGGGCCGTCCGCGGTGGCGGCGTCCGAGTCGGTGACGCGGCTGACCCGGTGGGGCGCGGACGCCTCCGAGCGCGCGTTCCTGGTGGGCGGCGGTCTCGACGGCTACACCACGGCGGTGGCCGAGGCGGCGCGGGCGATCCCGGAGCCGGTGCACCCGGACGCGGAGAAGTGGTTCGCGCAGGGTTACGACGTGACCGCGCTCGACGGGCCGCAGGGCTCGTACATGCTCGACCAGCTCCTGGACGACCACCGGCCGTCCAAGCAGGAGCAGCGCGAGGCGATGGACCGGGCCGTGCGGGTGATGGAGCAGTACGAGGCCGCCGCCCACGGCATCGGCCGCGAGCTGCCGGTGTTCGAGCAGGCACCGGTGGTGGCCAACCGGGACGCGGGGCAGTGGACGCCCGACGTGCCGCTGCCGTGGCAGGGGCCGACGTCCACGCCGCCCGTGTGGGAGCAGCCCGACCGGACCGATCCGGCGGACCGCCCGCCGTACGGGACCGGCACCCGCCCGGAAGGCACCACGACCGTGGCCGCGGCCGGCGGACCGGCCGTCGGCGGAGCCGGGTACCCCGGCGGTCCCGGCGGGTTCGGCGGTGCGAACCCCGGTCACGGCCCGTTCGGTCCCGGGGCGTTCGGTCCCGGCGCGGGCGGGGTGCCCGGTGGAGGCGTGCACGGTGGCGGCAGCGGTCACGGCGGGTTCGGGCCGTTCGGTCCGGGTGGCGCGTCCGGCGTGCTCGGCGCGGTGCCGGGCGGCGCGGGGGCCCGCGGCGGCGTGGGACCCGTGGTCGGGGCGGGCGGGCCGCAGGGCTTCGGCATGTACCCGCCGATGGCGCCGGGCAACCGCGAGGAGGACGGCGAGCACCGCAACCGCTACGACAACGGCCTGGACCTGCTCGACGACCTGCCGCCCGCGTTCCCGCCGGTGCTCGGCGAATGAGCCGCGGCTACCAGGTCGACCCGGACGCGCTGGGCGCGTTCGCGGGCCGGTTGGAGGAGGCGGCCGACGAGGTGCGCGCCGCCGCGGCCGGCCTGGCGGAACCGCCGGGCGACCTCGGCCCCGAGGGCGTCACCGAAGCGGTCGAGCACCTGGTGGCCGAGTGGGCGGAGGTGCTGCGCGGCGTGGAGCTGGACGCGCTGGCGGACGCGTTGCGCGCGGCGGGTGAGGTGTACCGGCAGGCCGACGAGCTGCGCCATGACTGACTACCGGGGTCTGGGGTTCGACCCCGCGCCCGGCCACGCGGGCGCGGTGGTGGCGGCGAGCGAACGGCTGTCGGTCGCCTTCACGGTCACCGGCGCGCCACCGGAGCGGTGGACGGGTGCGGCGGCGGACGGGTTCAGGACGCGGTTGGAGGCGGTGGTGTCGGAGCTGACGGCGGTGCGGCGCGCGATGCGGGCGGCGGCCGAGGTGCTCGACGGCTGGGCCACCACGCTGCTGGGCAACCAGCGGCGGGCCGAGGAGCTGGACGGGCGCGCGCTGGCGTTGCGCCGGGAGCTCGCCGACGCTTCCGACGAGGTCGACCGGACCGGGGCGATGGCCGCGTTCACCGCCGCCGACGGCGAGGCGCACGACCGCGCCGTGGCGCGGCACGACGACCTGCGGCGGCGACTGGACGACGTGCTGGAGGAGGCCCGGCTGCTGGAGCGCGACCACCGCGCGGAGGCCAGGAGGGTCGCCGAACGGCTGCGCGCCGAGGAACCGTCCACGGCCATCGCCGACACGCTGACCGGCTTCTCCTCCCTCACCGCCGAGCTGGCGTCCGTGCTGCTCGGTCCACCTCGACCGGCGTCCACGCGGGGTGCGGCGGCGGCGTTCCGGGCGGGTCTGGGGTGAGACTCGCTCCCGTGCCGGGGGTCACCCCGGTGGCACTCGGCACCCCCGAACGCACCGCGGCGGAGCTGTTGGCCGTCCTGCGTCGCCTCAAAGGCACCCGCGACCCCGGGCTGGAGGTGTCCGCCACGCAGGCCGCCGAGCTCGCGCACCAGCACGGCGCGGGTCTGCTGGCCGTGGTCGAGCACCGCGACGCCGACCCGGCGCTGCTGATGGCGGGCGTGGTGCCGGTCGACCGGCCCACCGACCCCGTCGAGCTGGGCTTCCACCTCGACGGCCCGGCGATCCGCGAGGTCACCCGCGGCGAGACCGCGACCGGCTACCCGGTGGTGATCGTGGAGCGCATCCCGGTCACCGGGCCCGGCGCCCAGCTGCAGGTCGTGGTGACCGACCCGGGCCACCCGCGGATCGCGGTGTTCACGCTGCACTCGCCGACCGGGCGCGGCTGGCTGGAGGTGGCGGGCATCGCGGGCCGGTTCGTGTCGGGCGTCGAGTTCAGCGGTGCCGGAACTCGCTCGGCGTCTGCCCGACCACCTGGCGGAACGTCCGGGAGAAGTGCGCGGCGCTGACGAAACCGCAGTCCCGGGCGATCTCCCCGATGCCGCGCGTCGCCTTCGCCGGGTCGGCCAGCAACGCCTTCGCGCGGTCGATCCGCAGGCCGCGGATGCGCTCGGACACGCCCTGCCCGTCGTCGAAGAGCTGGTAGAGGCGGCGGCGGGAGATGAACAACGCGTCGGCGACCCGGTCCGCGCTCAGGGTCGGGTCCGCCAGGTGCTCGCGCATGTAGTCCAACGCCTCGCGCCGCCGTGCGACCAGGGAGTCCACGCGTTCCAGTTCGGCCCGCAGCGCGCTGCGCAGCACGAGTTCGGCCAGGCCCAGCAGGTGGTGGGACAGGCCGTGCGGGTCGAGTGCGTGCGCGGCGGCGAGCACGTGCCCGACCGCGCCGGAGAACACGGCGCGCAGCGCGGCGTCCACCGGGACCTGTTGGAACATCAGCGGTCTCAGCTCGCCGAAGCCGACGGTGAGCCGTGCCTCGGCGACGGTCAGCAGCACCACGTCGGGCAGGACGTGCAACGCGCAATCGGGAAACCGAAGCGCGGCGCCGCTGCCGGGCACCCCGCCCGCGACCGTGCAGCCGACCAGCAGCTGGATGTGCTCCGGGGTGCCCGCACCCCCGCTGAGCGCGGCTTTGGCCGCCGCCGCGCCGGAAGCCCGCACAGTCAGGAACCCGCCGGCGACGTCCACGCCGAGCAGCGTAGCCACCGGTGTTGCCCAACCGGCCGCGAAAGCCGCCGCCGACCGCTACCTTCTGGGCCCATGGCGCGACGTTCGGCGACCGCGGTCGTCCTGTCCCACCTGGAGTTCGACCTGCTGTGGGAGGACCTGGGCGCGGGTGAGCCGCCCTACCCGCTCGAGGTGCCGTCGCACGGCGGGACGATGGACGAGCGCGACGCCCTCGGCTCCGAGGTGCTGCGCACGTTGACCGAGGCGGGGCTGGCCGACGGGCGGGACGTCTCGCCGGAGCTGGAGGACCTGTTCGCCCTGCTCGCGCACGGCGAGGTGTCCGTGGACGCGCTGGTCTTCCGGCCGCACCCGTGGCGGGTGCTGGCGACGTCGCGGGGCGGGCGGGGCGTGCTGGCCGTGCTGAACGACCGCGAGGTGGCGCTGGAGCCGGTCACCGACCTGACGTCGGCGATCACCCGGGTCGTCGGCGACGCGCCCGCCGGCCCCGGTGAGCAGGTGCGGATGCCCCGGCCCGTGTTCGCCGCCGCGATGGACGCCTACGCCCGGTCCGGCCACGCCGCGCTGGAGCGCACCCTGGCCGAGGCGGGCATCACCGGCCGCGCCACCCGGTCGATCACCACGCTCGTCGACTCGCCCCGCAAGTCGACCGGTCAACTCGCCGCCACCGGTCCCGCCGGCCGGTCCCGCGTCCTGAGCTGGACCGAGACCGCCGCGGGCCGTTACGCCCTGACCACCGAGCAGTCGCCGGACACCGAGTGGGTCCACCTCTCACCCGCCGACACCCCCTGGCTGACCCGCCACCTGACCGCCCTGCTCACCCTGGCCCGCGGCCCCCGACCGTAGAACACTCCGTACCCGAGCGTTCGACTCTCGGGACCTGAACGTTCGACACACGCGAGTGTCGAACGCTCAGGTCCCGAGTGTCGAACGCTCAGGTACCCCGAGTTCAACGCTCAGGACGTGAGCAGGTGCGGGGGGACGACGTCGGACAGGATCGACACACCCTCGGCGACGGCGGCCGCGGCGGCCTCGTCGGCCAGCGCACGGATCACGCCGGCCAGCTCGGCGGGACGCATCGCCAGCGCCTCCCGGCTGAACGCCAGGTCCACCGGCTTGCCGTGCAGGTCGACCACCACCGTCACGCCCCGGCCGGACGCCTCACGCCGGATCGAGTCCAGCCGCTCACCGAGCCCCATCACACCCGCCACGTCTCGGGAGTGGTGTCCTCCACCGACTCCACCAGCTTCGCCCGCACGTCCAGCCCCAACGCCGACACCTCGTCCCCGACCACGTGCGCCGCCCGCGCGTTCGCCCGCGCCGTCGCCGTCTCGACCAGCGCCAGGATCGCCCGCGCCAGCCCCGACTGCCCCAGCCGCAGCGACCGGGAGTCCAGCGCCAGGTCGCGCAACCCGCCGCCGGGCCCCACCTCCACCGAGATCCCCGTGTCCGGGTCGTGCGCGTTCCCCTTGATCACGGGTGCACCCCTCCGTAGAACGTCGCCGAGCTCAGCCGGTGCGTGTTGCGCCGCACGCTGTCGCCCGAGTTGCCCTCGATCAGCGTCACGGTCCCGCCGGACACCTTCTCCACGATCCCGATGTGCGTGCTGGTCGCCGGGCTGCTCGGCCCGCTGCCGAACAGCAGCACGTCACCCGGCTTCACCGCGCTCAACGACGTGTACGCCTTGCCGCGCTGCTGCCCCCACCGGAACACGTCCCCGGTGAACGGCAGGAGCGGGATGTCCACCCCGGCCTTGCGCCACATCGCCGTGGCGAACGACGAGCACCACGCCGC is a window from the Saccharothrix saharensis genome containing:
- a CDS encoding PPE domain-containing protein translates to MTERKGGFWSDFHDYSPAHRRQHEKRVALRRENRKPENFGKINWRAYTHRQLWDMVKSADAAQMATRTYEWKRLAEDIDQATADVRKIVQGLALSWRGPSAVAASESVTRLTRWGADASERAFLVGGGLDGYTTAVAEAARAIPEPVHPDAEKWFAQGYDVTALDGPQGSYMLDQLLDDHRPSKQEQREAMDRAVRVMEQYEAAAHGIGRELPVFEQAPVVANRDAGQWTPDVPLPWQGPTSTPPVWEQPDRTDPADRPPYGTGTRPEGTTTVAAAGGPAVGGAGYPGGPGGFGGANPGHGPFGPGAFGPGAGGVPGGGVHGGGSGHGGFGPFGPGGASGVLGAVPGGAGARGGVGPVVGAGGPQGFGMYPPMAPGNREEDGEHRNRYDNGLDLLDDLPPAFPPVLGE
- a CDS encoding helix-turn-helix transcriptional regulator; its protein translation is MATLLGVDVAGGFLTVRASGAAAAKAALSGGAGTPEHIQLLVGCTVAGGVPGSGAALRFPDCALHVLPDVVLLTVAEARLTVGFGELRPLMFQQVPVDAALRAVFSGAVGHVLAAAHALDPHGLSHHLLGLAELVLRSALRAELERVDSLVARRREALDYMREHLADPTLSADRVADALFISRRRLYQLFDDGQGVSERIRGLRIDRAKALLADPAKATRGIGEIARDCGFVSAAHFSRTFRQVVGQTPSEFRHR
- a CDS encoding ESX secretion-associated protein EspG; protein product: MARRSATAVVLSHLEFDLLWEDLGAGEPPYPLEVPSHGGTMDERDALGSEVLRTLTEAGLADGRDVSPELEDLFALLAHGEVSVDALVFRPHPWRVLATSRGGRGVLAVLNDREVALEPVTDLTSAITRVVGDAPAGPGEQVRMPRPVFAAAMDAYARSGHAALERTLAEAGITGRATRSITTLVDSPRKSTGQLAATGPAGRSRVLSWTETAAGRYALTTEQSPDTEWVHLSPADTPWLTRHLTALLTLARGPRP
- a CDS encoding YbaB/EbfC family DNA-binding protein, with the protein product MIKGNAHDPDTGISVEVGPGGGLRDLALDSRSLRLGQSGLARAILALVETATARANARAAHVVGDEVSALGLDVRAKLVESVEDTTPETWRV